In Shewanella sp. VB17, a single genomic region encodes these proteins:
- a CDS encoding ammonia-forming cytochrome c nitrite reductase subunit c552, translating to MQLIRTVLQCVILTCCVVCAPSLATDYVGNESCQECHRNEVKNWQGSDHAKAMQVANEETVLGDFNHVRFESNDGWTVFNKDDKGYYIETGSKGQSGVRYRVPYVFGYYPLQQILVDIGQGRLQAYTVAWDARTDTEGGSKWYDLYDNTHTKSTPFYWKGQFNNWNARCAECHSTHLTRGYEPDTDSYKTRWSEINVSCESCHGPAATHLKLKKQGKPATHSGFDNALKKTSLWAFNSSHHTAVRQDTKPISVDHGQVDQCAACHSRRVALTDGAKAGNFSQHFIPRLAEPPLYHLDGQILDEVYVYGSFTQSKMAAAGVVCSNCHEPHSGKLLAEKNGLCLQCHKATTFDTPKHTLHNKASEGALCVNCHMPTTQYMGVDNRRDHAFRVPNPWVSEAVGSNDVCLSCHKDKNSQWSQNNLKNQKKQIFGHYNDIGPAILLNQQNKQQGQKLLRQLVLDKLQPAMRRAVLLGQLDMAKPENVQALNTVASDDESLVKLGVIGVLESSPYRLQLQIGFGLLYDDDKNVRMGAIKLLAPAFRQQIPEKAQKKLQAGLLEAVSTYEKQQDLLSAQLALADMAYKVGDLEQAQVLYSNAIKLQPSFLPAKLNLASIYREMDQLDKSKMLLKDILKIAPNHAMALHNLGLVYVIQQQWPDALSALAKAAEFEPDNSRFQFVLTLALEASGNIDEALKHVQQLESITPGDPALADLRKRLKAAKVKP from the coding sequence ATGCAATTAATCCGTACGGTGTTGCAGTGTGTGATATTAACCTGCTGTGTGGTCTGTGCCCCCTCGTTGGCAACAGATTATGTTGGTAATGAAAGTTGTCAGGAATGCCATCGCAATGAAGTGAAAAACTGGCAGGGCTCAGATCACGCCAAAGCGATGCAAGTGGCTAACGAAGAGACCGTATTAGGTGATTTTAATCACGTAAGATTTGAGTCTAATGACGGCTGGACTGTGTTCAATAAAGACGATAAAGGTTACTACATCGAGACGGGAAGCAAAGGTCAATCTGGTGTGCGTTACCGTGTTCCTTATGTCTTTGGCTATTACCCGTTACAACAGATTTTGGTTGATATCGGCCAAGGGCGATTGCAAGCGTATACGGTTGCATGGGATGCAAGAACTGACACAGAAGGGGGGAGTAAATGGTATGACTTATATGACAATACACATACGAAATCGACGCCATTTTACTGGAAAGGTCAGTTTAATAACTGGAATGCGCGCTGTGCTGAATGTCATTCAACGCATTTAACGAGGGGGTATGAGCCTGACACTGATAGTTATAAAACCCGTTGGAGTGAAATCAACGTCAGTTGTGAGTCATGTCATGGACCGGCTGCCACACACCTAAAATTAAAAAAACAGGGTAAACCTGCCACTCATTCAGGCTTTGATAATGCATTAAAAAAAACCAGTCTCTGGGCATTTAACTCATCTCATCATACTGCGGTACGACAAGATACAAAACCAATATCGGTTGATCATGGTCAAGTTGATCAATGCGCGGCTTGTCATAGTCGCCGCGTTGCCTTAACTGATGGTGCTAAAGCGGGAAATTTCAGCCAGCATTTTATTCCTCGTTTAGCTGAGCCTCCACTTTATCATCTGGATGGCCAAATTCTCGATGAAGTGTATGTCTATGGCTCGTTTACTCAAAGCAAAATGGCCGCGGCGGGGGTGGTATGCAGCAATTGCCATGAACCTCACTCTGGGAAATTGTTAGCTGAAAAAAATGGCTTATGCCTTCAATGCCATAAAGCAACGACATTTGATACCCCTAAACATACCTTACATAATAAGGCGTCAGAGGGGGCCCTTTGTGTCAATTGCCATATGCCGACCACACAGTATATGGGTGTCGATAATAGGCGAGATCATGCCTTTAGAGTCCCTAATCCTTGGGTCAGTGAGGCGGTAGGGTCTAATGATGTGTGTCTTAGCTGCCATAAGGATAAAAATAGTCAGTGGTCCCAGAATAATTTGAAAAATCAAAAAAAGCAGATATTCGGTCACTATAATGATATCGGCCCAGCGATATTGCTCAACCAACAAAATAAGCAACAAGGGCAGAAATTACTGCGACAGCTGGTATTAGATAAGCTGCAACCAGCGATGCGCAGAGCAGTATTATTGGGACAACTTGACATGGCAAAGCCTGAAAATGTCCAAGCGTTGAATACGGTAGCCAGTGATGATGAAAGTTTGGTTAAACTTGGCGTGATAGGAGTGCTTGAGTCTTCACCCTATCGATTGCAGTTACAGATAGGCTTTGGTCTTTTGTATGATGACGATAAAAATGTACGCATGGGGGCGATTAAATTATTAGCCCCCGCTTTTAGACAACAAATACCAGAGAAAGCCCAAAAGAAATTACAAGCAGGGTTATTGGAAGCGGTGTCAACCTATGAAAAGCAGCAGGATTTACTGTCGGCTCAACTGGCGCTGGCAGACATGGCTTATAAAGTGGGGGATTTGGAACAAGCCCAAGTCTTGTATAGCAATGCCATTAAGTTACAACCCAGCTTTTTACCTGCCAAGCTCAATCTTGCCAGTATCTACCGAGAAATGGATCAGTTAGATAAAAGCAAAATGCTATTAAAAGATATTCTTAAAATAGCGCCCAACCACGCTATGGCATTACACAATTTAGGGCTAGTTTATGTCATTCAACAACAATGGCCAGATGCGCTGTCTGCGCTAGCCAAAGCGGCTGAGTTTGAGCCTGATAATAGTCGATTTCAGTTTGTGCTGACGCTCGCGTTGGAAGCAAGCGGCAATATCGATGAAGCGTTAAAACACGTGCAGCAGTTGGAAAGCATCACGCCAGGAGATCCTGCTTTAGCCGATTTACGAAAGCGACTTAAGGCTGCAAAAGTGAAGCCTTAA